taaaaaaaaaaactggaaaaatcgaagagaaaaaaacagtggCAAAGAAATCAaaggagagaaagcaaaaaaaaaaaaaaaaaggaaagatttagAGCGAAAGAGAAACACTAAGCAAAACTCGCCCCTCTAGAAGCAGCATTTCTTGTGACAGTTTTCCTTGAGACCTGTTCTAGCCACCTCCTCACCACGCCCCACCTTCGATCCGgcccaacagaaaaaaaaaaaaaaaacagcaaatagaaaaataaagaaaattaaactcgacaattccttcacctccttatcACGTGACttcaacctccctcctcccctccccacacactcaAAAACGCAAACAGAACCTTATCACTAACAATGACAATATTCAGGAAAGTCCCAAATTATATTGCCCTTACGATCCGTTTTCTATAAGCCTCTAAGCCAAGCCCTTTACAGACGACCTTCCACAGAGCTTTTCTTTACACCCCTCCCACTGCCCCACGCTCCTTCAAGTTCGCCAGGTGGACACGTGAGCGCGCCACCTGAAGAGGACAAGACcaccaacaatagcagcagcagcagcaccaccacctattGACTGGTTGTTCTCACCTTTACGAGTGGCAATTATAGAAGACGTACAGGtgatcctttctcttttttttttctttctctccaaagATCACGTGATTGCAGTAAATAAGACTgtgtacaaattctctctctctctctctctctctctctctctctctctctctctctctctctctctctctctctctctctctccttcaagttTTAAGATCAGGTGTCGAAGATTACACCAAACACGGCTACGCACGAACaaattccagtctctctctctctctctctctctctctctctctctctctctctctctctctctctctctcaagcctgaGTCACGCCAGGTGTGGTCTGCTTACGACAACAAAAAGGTGCAAAACACTATTAACTGATTAACATGTTTGCGGCGCGGCTGTGAGGGATGACTACCGCCTGGGATGAACGTGAAGAACAAATGTGAACACGGATTAATGACTCCCAGACGCTGCAGTGGTGCTTGCTTAGCCTCGGAGTGGAATGTGCGTTAACTGAGTGGCTGAACGAGTGGTAGGAGAGACATCTTTTTGTGAAGTGGAGTTAAGTgggtaaaaaaaatctatcacaCGACACTGCAATAACTATGGTCATATGTCGCCGGGTTGTGAAATGCATTAGAAATATTAGTAGTGTTAAATTTACAcataaaagtaacaaatatatgaatagtTCAAAtctaaaggaaaatagaaactaAGCACTATAAATTATGCGGGCTGGGATTTGAACATAGTAATTGCAAGTGGTCGTGAGTAAACTGACGCCTTTATTTGATGAGATGATGTGGATAAATGTGTACATGCAGTTATGAGCAAGTTAACAGATGGTAGGATTTGAGCAATTACCGCATAAGAGTAATCAAAATGAGTCAGAAGGATGAATGAGCATATGAATAAATTAGCTAGTAACTCTTAAGAATCCGAATAAGCATTACGAACGAACACAGAAACGAAAACAACAGAGAAATACGTAAATAGACaatagagagaataataaagatatGTATAAGTAAAAACATgaaacactgaagaaaaaaaaaaaacgtagcaagcacacacacacacacacacacacacacacacacacacacacacacacacacacggttctcATCACCTGTTCACTATCACATCATTGCGCAAGAAAGCTGACCGCCGCCATCTTGCTGCCATTTCTCCGTGGCGCAGCGCGTTTTGGTGAACAGGTAACGTAACGGCTGCGCAACCTTATTATCCTCATTACCATTCATTGCATTACATTTACCGTTTAGTGAACCAGTGggtatttagtttttatttcagGTATTGTAATATTAATGTTTCTCTTGAAATTAATATGACTGGTGGAGGTCTGCGTGTGTCGATGGATTAAGGTGCAacagaagaagtggaagaggaggaggaggaggaggaggaggaggaggaggaggaggaggagaaggtggtggtgaaggtggtggtgctggcaggGGGATACAAGGAGGGGGGATGAAAAGCGAGGAtatcaagtgaaagaaagagacagaaagacttggatgaaggaaaaaaaaaaagaacaacgaaaacgaagaagtgaaacaaaaacgaaaaaaagctGCGGGAAAAAATTATGATCAAAGaataaaagacaggaaaaaccAGAAACACACCAATGCAACACCCCGCGCCCCCGCTCGGTCATTTTATTGAATTTTCCACACGACGCCTtcctctttccaccaccaccacgaggcaaacactcccctccccctcctcctcctcctatcgaaAAATTCACACTCAGCCCATCGACTTAAaatcctgccttcctcctcttctctcgttttctcggTAGCATATTAAAactttatcatttctctctctctctctctctctctctctctctctctctctctctctccttcattcatattctactcctcttctccattataTTAAACCCCctgtctcactctccctctctcctcaataTCATATTTAAATTTTactccccctcactccctccctggcTCACTCTCCCTCAATATAATACTTAAATTttgccccccctccctccctccttggctCACTCTCGCTGTCTCatcctcttttacttttattatgattttagctttcctctccttcctctcatttccttccgtccgttttctttgctaCGTTGCTCaaccctttttcttttattcatctctctgcTAAGTAAATTATCTGAACTTCTCTTATGCTCTGTACTTCGCTTCCTTTGCCTTCCATCCATTCATACATTTCAaggtattttgttttttaccaatatttctcttatcatcgtatcttttcctttactttcataTGCTTTCCTTCTGTCCCTACCTTtagctccctttccttcactgttactctctctctctctctctctctctctctctctacacacgaAATCATGGGATTCTAGAATGGTGTTTGATCCGGTAACACTTTGGGATCTGATAATCCAACTGGccttgcgtgagagagagagagagagagagagagagagagagagagagagagagagagagagagagagagagagagagagagagagagagagagaaaagctacGCACAATACTTAACGAACACAAAACTGACACAATGACATTAAACAGAGAGAATTCCAAGACAAGTGcataatgacagacagacagacagacagacagaagagaaggaagcagtgTGACATTTTGTTCTTTACTCACCTCTCATCCAGcacaacaaaacaggaaaatttttaacattattatttatgttttctcttgACTCTATAATATTACCGTTGTGAATGAAGCGAGGCAAggtaatatgaaaaaagaaaggaaagatatcaGCACGGTAAAATCATAATGGAAGGCAGGTGGAAGTTTATATAAGGACAAAGAAGGTCGATAAAATAAGTATAAACACCTTTGTATTACCCACTTAACATTTTACAGCAATTGTCGCAGCGAAGTTGTTGATGCAGAAGAAGAAATGCGGCAAATTGTATCTTGAAAATAGAGgagtgccaagagagagagagagagagagagattgtcattCTATCATTAGACAGTGCAATGGCGATTTATGTTCAATACATCTAAATattcaaaacaaaatgaagaggaggaacagaaggagaaaaaatatcagaatacatgtgagacgagaaagaaaaaaaaaaagaagcagcagcagcaggaggaggaaaaagaaaaggaggaggaggaggaggaggaggaggaattggagaaggaAATTTTCAAAGACCTGCCGGCCAAATCAGATTGTAACTCGAACACAAGATACCTAACTTGATACTGTTGTCAAATTGCTTACAGTGGAAAtataatgtgtatttttttattactgtagcggtgaagagttgtgtgtgtgtgtgtgtgtgtgtgtgtgtgtgtgtgtgtgtgtgtgtgtaagaagacAGTAGCATGGGCATTATTTTACATTCTTTGGCAAATTGAAGAAAACACCTGTTGtatgttttcattctctctctctctctctctctctctctctctctctccgacaacCTAGATTCTCCCCCTCCGCCAGGGCTTAGGTTACCGCTACGGGCCGCCCACGGGAGCCCACGCAGAAGTAACCTAGTATAACTCTTGCACTGCCacttgagagaaaagaaatcacacacacacacacaaacactacacacacacacacacacacacacacacacacacacacacacacacacacacacacacactgctgctctCAATTCGTGTGGAGGAATGTGATGAATGCGATGAAGTGTGAAAGACGGAAAGATAACAGCAACAGAGGGAGacagacacaaaagaaagaggtaAGGAGTCTCTAATTGGGATAGATTCTTGGGTGCTGATGAGTGGTAATGCCAAAAACTTCACCAGGGACAGGAGGAAGTGTATCATTAAATTGGAGTTTCTCGCATTCCGATATTTTGAGTCTACGTATACGTATCAAGATCTCCTTCAGCGATGATGATTAAAGTAGTCGTTTAAAGTGATAATGTCAAGAACAATAGCAGAGATGCCAGTGTTGCAGGGTGATTATGTTTTAAATGTCCCAAAAGTTCAATAATggcaggaaaaatgaaggtcagcgaggaaaaaaacaacacatacatacaaagatCACAAGCAGCTCATGTCAATATTGAAGATTTCTCCCAAAATATTGTCACTGATAGACGCCTGCTctccgctccctccctccttcctccctcccagtgCACAGGTGTCGGGTACTCACCTTGGACTCAGtctcgtccacacacacacaggcggctCTCCTGATGAAGCCGTCCTCGTCCAGCAGTCGCGTCCTGCCGGGGGAGGAGTTCTTGCTGCGAATTTCCTCCTTCTGTGTATCCTTCTCAGGCTTGTTgggtttattgttgttggtcaggtcctcctcctcggcggtgggagtgacggtggtggtgttgttgttggtgtccCCGTTGCCTGCTgtaggcgtggtggtggtggtgttggtgttggtgacaCTGCTCACGTGTGCCACATTGCTTGCGTTCTTGTGGTTGTTGTTAGCGGTGAAGTGATCgctctcgttgttgttgttgtcgtccaCATCCCCGACGACGTAGTCCTCGAAGCTGCTGTTGCTCTCAATACTGCTGCAGCTCACCCGACCAGGACCACCTCGGCTGCCGGCTGTCCAGGCCTTCAACAGCTCATCGTAGTCGTAGTCCCACGTGCTGGCGGTCCAGGGGCAGGGACTGTTGCTGTCGGTGGAGCAGGACACAGGGGCGCTGCAGGCGTGGGGCTGCGCGACGGGCGTGGCGGGAATCGTCTGCATCATGACGCTGGAGATAACTTGGGGCGcggacaaacacaacaaaacgtcGCTAATTGTCAAGTCTTTCGCTTTTTGTTGTAATTGTGCCACTTGTCAGCATCTTCGTACatggggaaagtgtgtgtgagtgtgaagcGGCTGTTTGGCTCTCAGGTCGAGGGGCACCCGACACCTGCTGCAAAACGGCACGGGCGGCGGCAACGACACTTTAAAACACCAAGTGAACAGCTCTAGTGAAGCCTACCCACGCTGGGTTGGCGAACGACCAGCCAGTTACAGGCGTGCGCGCTACAACACAGCAGAGAGACGGAATGGCCCAACACTGCCGCTCACCTCTACTATGTACAGACGTCGCTCGCCGCCCTCCCGCTCCCCCCCTCCCGTCTTTGCTCCCCGTGCCAGACCCCGCCTCCCATGACGTCACGGTTGACACACTCGCCCTCGCCGCCTACCAGCAATCCACCACCCTGCCATGCCCGCCAGACCTGACTCACCCCTACCCCGTGTTGGCTACCCTCGCCCCAGGGCCACCCAGCCGTAGCCTACACTGACAGGAGGCGCCGCCACGACAGTTAACTCCTCTGTTACCCGACACGCCATGCACGCGACGCGGcttatttgtttcttctttcttactgaCGCTTgcgagaggcagaggaggacgaGCGAGGCGACTGAGGCAACGCGTAATGTGCTATCTCATTAATCTTTCTTATTAAAGTCGGAGGCTGATTTTTGAGGGAAGAAACGTGCGTAAGGAGGAATACGCGTAGAAGTGTTCGTGACGCGACGTGATGCTGGTCATGCAGgcgtctttcctcccttcctgcgaCTGTGCTCTAGAGTCTAGACATacttacccacccacccacccacacccacacacacacacacacacacacacacacacacacacacacacacacacacacacacacacacacacaagaggaaaaTCAGAAAACTTTACACAACAAAAGTAAACATCCTGTCTCGTTATAGTAAACTTGTCAACAACACTCACGCTTTGCCACTTCACCTCTGCCCCTCTGTCCGTCTCCCACACCGCCCACGCAAACACACCCTATCGCTGTCCACGCCGCTGCCTCCCAACACGTCTCCCTACTTCACGCATTACTTATTCAGTGATACTCTCCTGACACTGTGCCTCTTGCTTCCTCAATCCCGGATCCTTGTTCTGTTCCTTACCCtttaccgcctcctcctccgctcctcCTCACGCTCTCTCCGCCTCCCTGCTTCATGTCAAAAGCCCATCTCACCCTTAACTCCCCAGGGACCCAGTAAGACTCACGTGAGGCCAGCGAGTGACCCTTGAGTTTTCCGGAGTCCACTCACTATAaatctttcttccatctcccttcctctgatcCCTAAGACATCtgatcctctcttcctttcatatttttgccATGTccctccacccactgctcctccaGCTGTCATTATCACCTGACTTCCATCCGCTTTCGAATATGCATTAGAGTAGAAGCAGAAATTCTAGGCAAGGAAATGTTTTGATTATTGCTgtctggagtttttttttttcttct
The window above is part of the Portunus trituberculatus isolate SZX2019 chromosome 38, ASM1759143v1, whole genome shotgun sequence genome. Proteins encoded here:
- the LOC123515188 gene encoding diphosphoinositol polyphosphate phosphohydrolase aps1-like, producing the protein MMQTIPATPVAQPHACSAPVSCSTDSNSPCPWTASTWDYDYDELLKAWTAGSRGGPGRVSCSSIESNSSFEDYVVGDVDDNNNNESDHFTANNNHKNASNVAHVSSVTNTNTTTTTPTAGNGDTNNNTTTVTPTAEEEDLTNNNKPNKPEKDTQKEEIRSKNSSPGRTRLLDEDGFIRRAACVCVDETESKVLLVSSKKDPCSWLVPGGGVEDGEETPIAAMREAWEEAGVQGHITRYLGLFETQQQGGRKRHRTAVFVVLVKEVLAQYPEAHLGRRREWFSLEDGLAHLTRNRPLQSAYLKQLKLT